The following proteins are co-located in the Rhodococcus opacus B4 genome:
- a CDS encoding FAD binding domain-containing protein, with protein sequence MDLNTITDVVRRPPDRPGSEWRDGDAWLAGGTWLFSEQQPHLRRLVDLTTLGWDSLVPSDAGLEIGATCTVRDLYAFAPPADWLAGRLFATSCEAFLASFKVWNSATVGGNICMALPAGPMITLAVALEATYTLWAADGSERTVDAAEFVTGNHENILAPGEILRRIDIPVGALRKRHAHRRFTLTHLGRSTLFMIGTQTPGTGDLLLTITAGTTRPIRFAFDAAPDAGTLQERIDALPEDMWFDDPNGTPGHRRHLAKHFAEEIRTELAAGGRR encoded by the coding sequence ATGGACCTCAACACCATCACCGACGTCGTTCGGCGACCTCCCGACCGGCCGGGTTCGGAGTGGCGCGACGGCGACGCCTGGCTTGCCGGCGGCACGTGGTTGTTCTCCGAGCAGCAACCGCACCTGCGCCGGCTCGTCGATCTGACGACGCTCGGCTGGGATTCCCTGGTGCCGAGCGATGCGGGTCTCGAGATCGGCGCTACGTGCACGGTCCGTGACCTGTATGCCTTTGCGCCGCCTGCCGACTGGCTCGCGGGACGGCTGTTCGCCACGAGTTGTGAGGCGTTTCTGGCGTCGTTCAAGGTCTGGAATTCGGCGACGGTGGGCGGCAACATCTGCATGGCGCTGCCCGCGGGCCCGATGATCACGTTGGCCGTCGCACTCGAGGCGACGTACACACTGTGGGCGGCCGACGGTTCCGAGCGCACCGTGGACGCCGCCGAGTTCGTCACGGGCAACCACGAGAACATCCTCGCGCCGGGTGAGATCCTGCGGCGCATCGACATCCCGGTCGGCGCCCTACGCAAGCGGCACGCGCACCGCCGATTCACGCTGACACACCTGGGCCGGTCCACGCTGTTCATGATCGGCACCCAGACTCCCGGCACCGGCGACCTGCTGCTCACGATCACGGCGGGCACCACGCGTCCGATCCGATTCGCGTTCGATGCCGCGCCCGACGCCGGGACGCTGCAGGAGCGCATCGACGCGTTACCCGAGGACATGTGGTTCGACGACCCCAACGGCACCCCCGGCCACCGTCGTCACCTCGCGAAGCATTTCGCCGAGGAGATCCGGACCGAACTCGCGGCAGGAGGGCGGCGATGA
- a CDS encoding acetyl-coenzyme A carboxylase carboxyl transferase subunits beta/alpha codes for MAAKITAHDVLELVLDAGSFVSWDTTPVDARPNEKYRADLQKAAEKSGVDESVITGVGTVRGRPVAVIACEFAFLAGSIGVAAAERIVTAIERATREGLPLLASPTSGGTRMQEGTVAFVQMVKIAAAVATHKAAHLPYLVYLRNPTTGGVFASWGSLGHITVAEPGALVGFLGPRVYEALYGEKFPEGVQTSENLYRNGVIDGVVPASRLRRLVHRALKVLIDPPTPPAATEPVPDVDIPDVPAWQSVMLSRRADRPGIRHLLRHAATEQVPLSGTGQGETEGTVLLSLARFRGAPCVLLGQDRAGQSALNTMGPAALREARRGMRLAEELQIPLVLVIDTLGAALSQEAEERGLAPEIARCISDLVTLKTPTVSVLLGQGTGGGALAFLPADRVLAAQNGWLAPLPPEGASAIVHRDTTHAPEMAAAQGIRSLDLLRDGVIDAIIPEHPDAADEAVDFSKRVGEAISRELRSLSGAPESERFAARLARYRNLGLD; via the coding sequence ATGGCCGCCAAGATCACCGCCCACGACGTGCTCGAGTTGGTACTGGACGCCGGCAGCTTCGTCTCCTGGGACACCACGCCCGTCGACGCTCGGCCGAACGAGAAGTACCGCGCCGACCTGCAGAAGGCCGCCGAGAAGTCGGGCGTCGACGAATCGGTGATCACCGGGGTCGGCACCGTCCGCGGCCGCCCGGTTGCGGTGATCGCCTGCGAGTTCGCGTTCCTCGCCGGTTCGATCGGCGTGGCCGCCGCCGAGCGGATCGTCACCGCCATCGAACGCGCCACCCGCGAGGGTCTCCCCCTGCTGGCCTCGCCCACGTCGGGGGGCACCCGCATGCAGGAGGGCACCGTCGCCTTCGTGCAGATGGTGAAGATCGCGGCCGCCGTCGCCACCCACAAGGCCGCCCACCTCCCCTACCTGGTGTACCTGCGGAACCCGACCACCGGCGGCGTCTTCGCATCCTGGGGTTCCCTCGGGCACATCACGGTGGCCGAACCCGGTGCGCTCGTCGGGTTCCTCGGGCCCCGCGTCTACGAGGCGCTGTACGGCGAGAAGTTCCCCGAGGGCGTGCAGACGTCCGAGAACCTGTACCGCAACGGCGTCATCGACGGCGTCGTCCCCGCCTCCCGCCTGCGCAGGCTCGTGCACCGAGCGTTGAAGGTGTTGATCGATCCGCCGACACCACCCGCCGCCACCGAACCGGTGCCGGACGTCGACATCCCCGACGTTCCCGCATGGCAGTCGGTGATGCTGTCGCGGCGCGCCGACCGGCCCGGCATCCGCCACCTGCTGCGGCACGCGGCCACCGAGCAGGTGCCCCTCAGCGGCACCGGCCAGGGCGAGACCGAGGGGACGGTGCTGCTGTCGCTGGCCCGTTTCCGCGGCGCGCCGTGCGTGCTGCTGGGCCAGGACCGCGCCGGACAGTCCGCGCTGAACACGATGGGTCCCGCCGCCCTCCGCGAGGCACGCCGCGGCATGCGGTTGGCCGAGGAGTTGCAGATCCCCCTGGTCCTGGTGATCGACACGCTCGGTGCCGCGCTGTCGCAGGAGGCCGAGGAGCGCGGTCTCGCCCCCGAGATCGCCCGCTGCATCTCCGACCTCGTGACGTTGAAGACGCCGACCGTGTCCGTTCTGCTCGGTCAGGGCACGGGCGGCGGGGCGCTGGCGTTCCTCCCCGCCGACCGCGTGCTCGCGGCACAGAACGGGTGGCTGGCCCCGCTGCCTCCCGAAGGTGCCAGCGCGATCGTCCACCGCGACACCACCCACGCCCCCGAGATGGCGGCCGCACAGGGCATCCGTTCCCTCGACCTCCTGCGGGACGGCGTCATCGACGCCATCATCCCCGAGCACCCCGACGCCGCCGACGAGGCCGTCGACTTCTCCAAGCGGGTCGGCGAGGCCATCTCCCGGGAACTCCGCTCGCTCTCCGGGGCCCCGGAGAGCGAGCGCTTTGCGGCCCGACTCGCTCGCTACCGGAACCTCGGCCTCGATTAG
- the asnB gene encoding asparagine synthase (glutamine-hydrolyzing): MCGIAGWISFDRDLRVEQSTVDAMAETMNCRGPDDRGTWVVEHAALGHRRLAIIDLPGGHQPMSVDSPGGTVAMVYSGEVYNFGELREELYGRGHRFATNSDTEVVLHGYLEWGEAVAERLNGMYAFAIWDSRTDTLVMIRDRMGIKPFYYYETPDGVLFGSEPKAILANPIAEPTVTMDGIRELFAFVKTPGHAVWEGMREVEPGTVVTVSRTGLRTHRYWTLQTRPHTDDRDTSVAHVRELLDDIVRRQLVADVPRCTLLSGGLDSSAMTGIAAGQLAHAGETVRTFAVDFVGQTEHFVADELRGTPDTPYVHDVARRSGTAHQDIVLDSDDLADPAVRAKVIRARDIPMGLGDMDASLYLLFKAIRQHSTVALSGESADEVFGGYKQFFDPKAQQANTFPWLVQFAEHFGDESNIFTPDVTAGLRMDDYVQDSYDAAISGIDRLDGESDFEWRMRKICYLHLTRFVRVLLDRKDRASMAVGLEVRVPFCDHRLVEYVFNTPWSLKTFDGKEKSLLRAATSDVLPQSVIDRVKSPYPSTQDPKYAVALQQHGKELLSDPAHPVFGLVSADWLSRAVSVDTPQISQVSRRGLERTLDLALWMDMYNPTIKLC, translated from the coding sequence ATGTGCGGAATCGCCGGATGGATCTCGTTCGACCGCGATCTACGCGTCGAACAGTCCACCGTGGATGCCATGGCGGAGACGATGAACTGCCGGGGGCCGGACGATCGCGGTACGTGGGTCGTCGAACATGCAGCTCTCGGGCACCGAAGGCTCGCGATCATCGATCTGCCCGGCGGGCATCAGCCGATGAGCGTGGACAGTCCCGGCGGGACCGTGGCGATGGTCTACTCGGGGGAGGTGTACAACTTCGGTGAATTGCGCGAGGAACTGTACGGGCGCGGGCACCGGTTTGCCACGAACTCCGACACCGAGGTGGTGCTCCACGGGTACCTGGAATGGGGCGAGGCCGTCGCCGAGCGACTCAACGGCATGTACGCGTTCGCCATCTGGGATTCGCGCACCGACACCCTGGTGATGATCCGTGACCGCATGGGCATCAAGCCGTTCTACTACTACGAGACTCCCGACGGTGTGCTGTTCGGTTCGGAACCCAAAGCGATTCTTGCCAATCCGATCGCCGAGCCGACCGTCACGATGGACGGGATCCGGGAGCTGTTCGCGTTCGTGAAGACGCCGGGCCACGCCGTGTGGGAGGGCATGCGTGAGGTGGAACCGGGCACGGTGGTCACCGTCTCGCGCACCGGACTCCGGACGCACCGGTACTGGACGCTGCAGACCCGCCCGCACACCGACGACCGGGACACGTCCGTCGCGCACGTCCGCGAACTCCTCGACGACATCGTGCGCAGGCAACTGGTCGCCGACGTGCCGCGCTGCACCCTGCTGTCCGGTGGTCTCGACTCCTCGGCGATGACGGGCATCGCCGCCGGGCAGCTCGCCCACGCGGGGGAGACGGTCCGCACCTTCGCCGTCGACTTCGTCGGGCAGACCGAACATTTCGTCGCCGACGAACTGCGGGGCACCCCGGACACCCCGTACGTGCACGACGTGGCCCGCAGGTCCGGGACCGCGCATCAGGACATCGTCCTCGACTCCGACGACCTCGCCGATCCCGCCGTGCGTGCGAAGGTCATCCGCGCTCGTGACATCCCCATGGGTCTCGGCGACATGGACGCGTCGCTGTACCTGCTGTTCAAGGCGATCCGGCAGCACTCCACCGTGGCACTGTCCGGTGAGTCGGCGGACGAGGTGTTCGGCGGCTACAAGCAGTTCTTCGACCCGAAGGCTCAGCAGGCGAACACCTTCCCGTGGCTCGTGCAGTTCGCCGAGCACTTCGGCGACGAGAGCAACATCTTCACCCCGGACGTCACGGCGGGGCTGCGCATGGACGACTACGTGCAGGATTCGTACGACGCAGCGATCTCCGGAATCGACCGGCTGGACGGTGAATCCGACTTCGAGTGGCGGATGCGCAAGATCTGCTACCTGCATCTGACGCGGTTCGTCCGGGTCCTTCTCGACCGTAAGGACCGCGCGAGCATGGCCGTCGGGCTCGAGGTGCGGGTGCCGTTCTGCGATCACCGGTTGGTCGAGTACGTGTTCAACACGCCGTGGTCGCTGAAGACGTTCGACGGCAAGGAGAAGTCGCTGCTGCGGGCCGCGACCAGCGATGTGCTGCCCCAGTCGGTGATCGACCGGGTGAAGTCGCCGTACCCGTCCACGCAGGACCCCAAGTACGCGGTGGCGTTGCAGCAGCACGGCAAGGAGTTGCTGAGCGACCCCGCGCACCCGGTGTTCGGCCTGGTCAGCGCGGACTGGCTGTCGCGAGCGGTGTCCGTCGACACCCCGCAGATCAGTCAGGTGTCGCGTCGCGGACTCGAGCGCACCCTCGACCTCGCGTTATGGATGGACATGTACAACCCGACGATCAAACTCTGCTAA